The Rosa rugosa chromosome 3, drRosRugo1.1, whole genome shotgun sequence sequence AGTTATtctttttccagaggaagttaAACTCAGCTGCTCCAAACAACACATCTTCACTAAAAGTGAGACCCTAACATCAGTAATTTCCCAGCAGTCTGCAAGTATCAGTGTCTTTAGGGTTTTTGAGGAAGAACCATTTGCCAGAAAAGCCAATCCTCTATCCGTAATTCGGAAACATCTTTCCAAATCCAAATGGCTAATTGAACTCAAAGACCCAATGGCTTCAAGAGCTTTGTCCGTGACTGAGCCACCACAATGCCCTAAATTCAACTATGTCAAATTATGTGCGGAATTTATAAGCGAAACAAGACCCACAAGGGTTTTTCTATGTCTCAACGAGACCTTGGATAATTTGGGACACCCTTTTGCCAAGGCACATAAGCCATCGCCCATATAATCACGACCTTGATTCTTCAGAAGGTCTGAGCTTTTCAAACTGAGGACCTCGATTATAGGGCAAGTTTGTGCTAAGAATTTGAGGTCGTCGTTGGTGATAGACTTGGATGTTTTGAACTTGAATAAATTAGGCAGTACATGACGGAGATGATCGGGTTGGCGGAGACGAACTGATGATCGGTTTAGACTTTAGACCCTCCACTCAAAACGATTGCTTGCATACTTCTGAGAAGGATATCCTATCTTTTGGGTCGAAGAGATAGTTGAGGATCAGGCCTAATTCATCGACACTCAGTAAAGAAACCTTGCGTGATCGATCTTTTTCTGCATAAAGCCATTCTCTCTGTTCGCATTGACTCGTGAAGGATGGTAGTCGATGGATTTGAGGCTTCTATTTTTCAGGTCAAAGAGGGTTTAAGCTCCTTAAATAGGTCGACTTATGGGACTCTGGTAGGGAAAAGTAGACCAAGTTTAACTAGGAAAGACCAAGTATTATTCAAATGCTCGACTCCAATGTTGATTGATGTACCTATTTTATgactatgaaaataaaattgaggATGTTTTTACTTAGAATGCACGCAACGTTGCAATAatggtttcaactttcaacttaAAAAAAGGTTGAAAGTTATAACTGATGATATCAATGCAAAACAAAATACAATAATATTGGCTTTCCATTTAAATGGCCCGCTCGAATGTGCTTCTGAAAAAAcggatatatatatacactataAACGCAACTTAATTAGCGAATGAAGTTTGTATTTTAATGTATGATTTAAACTAAAAGTCTGATAGTTCATTGTTTAGGATTTTAGATTTAAGTTGCTTAAATGTGCAACTCACAATCTATAATAGGTGTTGCTTAATATGAACTCTACTATATATGAACTCTCCTGGTCGTGATGTATGTGGCTCAGATATTATGAAGTAACTAGTTTTCTAACGTATGTTCGCTTTGGTAGTGACCTAGCATGGTCATATGACTTtaatcaaattttttatttataaatcccctctagaaaaaaaaaaaaagtaatcaaGAACTCTATGGTAGTCATTGTATTAGTGCAATCAATTCAAGGCAACGTAAAGGTAATGATGGTTTGGATATTTGTTGTTGATTATTATTTGGATTTTTGAAGGAACATAGCATATGATGTTTTgtcaaaaactcaaaaccaTGTGGCCTCTTGTCGTCATCCAGCTAGTAACCAACCAACTCTTCCCTTCACCAATTTTCTATAATTTATCGACCAACTGTCGTTGTAATCCTCCTCCCCTTTACtttttttgacaaaaataaaaatcgataatTAGTGATGACTCTTATCCCTCGGCTCATCGTATTCTGATACGAAACAGTATTTGTATACGTATGCAGTATTTTGTCTCCTTAATCTCGTGTTTAACATAATCAGTTCCCTTAATCAAAGAGCAGCAGGTGGGGGCCCCACTAATCAGGAAGATTCACATTCCGCGGTTCGTATCCAACCTTTTGCCTCCAAGTTCCAGCTATCATGCAACTTTTTCAGTTCCACGACCACGAGGGAATGTTGGTATCTCACGCGCCGCGTCCGTCTTGAATCTGCTGCGTTCCGAACTATGCACGCGATGTTCCGGAAAGTAAGTAAAAGCGTGAGAGGAGGTGATCAGAACCATCTATTTATATATGCTATGAGTATGAGTTACTACTGACACAGTGACACGTCTTCGTCTTTGACTCTGCTTCTTAATTACGCGTAACGGAGCATGTCCGCAGTGAAATGTATATTATAAAAATGCAAGGTTTTTTGCTAGCTAATATATCATGAACATTTTGAAATAGTAATTACAAGATTTCTAACAGATTTTTTTGCTTATTATCTGAATAATTCATATCAAATTTTGGTTCTTTATCTTGAAGGAGGGAAATTCTAAATTTGAACCTTAACAAATATCGGAAATGTAACTACTTATATAACTATCTAATGATCAAACAAATTTAGTTGAAGTATTCAGACAAACTTGCATAAAATAGTCtatagagttggagaaataAGGAACtctacttctttttctttattttgtgacAGACTTTTTTTTGTTGTCGACGAAAAAAAATCATGTAATTGAAATAGATAGTAAAAAAAACTTGAACATGAACCACATGCAACTAAATTTTCCTCACTTTCGTATAAAGACATCTTAAATTATACAATTTGCAAAGGAAGTAGTTTTGCAGAGAACATGCTTGAACTTAAACTTATCAATTGATGAAAAAAATTCTTTATATCAATGTATCCATATGATTCTTAAAAACTGCTTTTATATAACAaattttggtcattttacaTGCTTATCTCTCCAACTAGTGTAGGTGAATACTTCGAAAAGAGTAAAATCCCGAATTCAAAACATTCAAAAGTAAAGATAGACTAAAGACTTTGATCCAGTTATCCTGATCTCAAATTCAAACGGTAAATTATTGTAAATTTTATACAAGTATTAAATACCAAATTATAGTAAAAGATGCTGACACTTCACACATTCATAAGTCATCTACCatccttatcaaaaaaaaaaagaaaaaaaaagtcatcTACCATGTAGTAAACTCTACCATCTCTTTCTCTCCATAATTTAGAGATTTGTTAGCATGTCAATTCAATATTATGGACATTAACCCCATAACCAAAAGCCATGGCAGGTAGGTACAAGAACAAATcgttaaaaaattaaaattaaacaaatagcTGATAACTCATTATACCTGGTCCCCATGATTAATTGGTCTTAGTGCCATGTTCTTCATCTCCATccaccccccaaaaaaaaaaaaaaaaaaaactactacctgtttctttttttttgaataaacctctctctctctctctctctctctcactgtgtgtgtatgtataagTTGCAGCTCTAGTCCTCttgtttgttttctctctcttcttcttcttctgcaacaaTGGCTCATCTTTTCAGAGAGCTCTCACTGGGCCATTCGAAGAGGGGGGCCcactccaccaccaccaccaccaccggcaGCGCCCCCACACTGACGATACCTACGAAGCCGACCACCATGGCCGCGGATCTCCCGTCCCCATTGGGCCAGCTCTCGGCCCAGCTCACCGATTCGGAGCTCCGGCTCACCGCCTACGAGATCTTCGTCGCCGCCTGCCGCACCTCCACCGGAAAAGCCCTGACTTTCGTCTCTTCTTCGCTCTCCGACTCGCCGACTCAGCAGCACACCAACGGCGCCGCCAGCTCCCCCAATGGCTCGCCGGCGCTGCAGAGATCGCTCACCTCCGCCGCCGCCAGCAAGATGAAGAAGGCATTGGGCCTCAAATCGCCGGGTTCTTCTTCCGGGTCGAAGAAGAGCCCCGGgtccgggtccgggtcggggcCCGGAAAGCCCAAGCGGGCTATGACGGTGGGGGAGCTGATGAGGATCCAAATGGGGATTTCTGAAGCTATGGACTCCAGAGTCAGGAGAGCTCTGCTTAGAATTTCAGCTGGACAGGTCAGCTCTATTAttactctctttctcttttcattTCTGAAGtgattttaaatttttgtgTGATGAAGCTCAAATTGGATATTGTGTTGGTCACGTTTGGATTTCTGGGATATTTTTGGTGCTGGGAATTCCATTTTTGGAAGAGTTATGGTTTGTTTACTAAATGCAGTTCGATCTGGTGAAAATGACTGTTTCTATAAATGAATCACAGTAATTTCTGAGCataattttgtgtttttttctAGTAGGTTTAAATTGTTGAAGGAATTTTTGCATGTGTATACCAACTGTAACATTTTCCGGAATTGTAATTGATCAAGTCATCTGTTTTGATGTGCTCATTTGCAGGTAGGACGGCGAATTGAGTCGGTTGTAGTCCCACTGGAGCTGTTACAGCAGCTCAAGTCGTCTGATTTTACTGACCCGCAAGAACACGAAGAATGGCAGAAAAGAACCCTTAAGATTCTTGAGGCTGGTCTACTTTTGCATCCCTTTGTGCCGCTAGACAAGTCCAATAGCACTGCACAGCGGCTACGACAGATTATTCATGGAGCGTTGGACAGGCCCTTTGAAACGGGGAGAAATAATGAGTCCATGCAGGTTCTTCGTAGTGCTGTTACGGCTCTTGCTTCCAGGTCATCTGATGGCTTATATGATACGTCCCACTGGGCAGATGGGTTACCATTGAATCTCCGCATTTATGAAATGCTTCTCCAAGCCGTGTTTGATAATCACGATGAGACATCTGTAATAGAGGAAGTGGACGAGCTAATGGAGCATATTAAGAAGACCTGGTCAATCCTCGGACTTAATCAGATGCTCCACAACCTTTGCTTTACGTGGGTTTTGTTTAACCGTTTTGTTGCTACCGGCCAAGTTGAATTGGACCTGTTGTATGCTGCTGATACGCAGCTAGCCGAGGTTGCTAAAGATGCAAAGGCAACAAAGGATCCCGAGTACTGCAAGATCTTGAGTTCGACATTGACTTCAATATTGGGTTGGGCAGAGAAGAGACTCCTAGCCTATCATGACACGTTTGATAGCAGTAATATTGATACCATGCAGGCCATTGTTTCTCTGGGAGTAGTAGCAGCTAAGATTCTAGTTGAAGACATATCAAATGAGTATCGCAGGAGGAGAAAAAATGAAGTTGACGTTGCTCGCAACAGGATTGACACTTACATTAGATCATCATTACGCACTGCTTTTGCTCAGGCAATTCTCATTTCAAATTTTTAAGAATTTTGTCAGACAATATTTGCTTGCAAATTCTGTAGTTCGCTAATTTGGAAGTATGATCTGACATATGTTTGGTTACTTGTATACAGATGATGGAGAAGGCAGATTCCAGCAGGAGAGCATCAAGAAACCAGCCAAACCCCCTTCCCGTGCTGGCCATCCTTGCAAAGGATGTTGGTGAGCTGGCAGTTAAGGAGAAGCAGTTGTTCAGTCCAATACTAAAGATATGGCATCCTTTTGCTGCCGGTGTGGCTGTGGCAACTCTTCATGCTTGCTATGCGAATGAAATTAAACAGTTCAT is a genomic window containing:
- the LOC133736564 gene encoding protein unc-13 homolog — encoded protein: MAHLFRELSLGHSKRGAHSTTTTTTGSAPTLTIPTKPTTMAADLPSPLGQLSAQLTDSELRLTAYEIFVAACRTSTGKALTFVSSSLSDSPTQQHTNGAASSPNGSPALQRSLTSAAASKMKKALGLKSPGSSSGSKKSPGSGSGSGPGKPKRAMTVGELMRIQMGISEAMDSRVRRALLRISAGQVGRRIESVVVPLELLQQLKSSDFTDPQEHEEWQKRTLKILEAGLLLHPFVPLDKSNSTAQRLRQIIHGALDRPFETGRNNESMQVLRSAVTALASRSSDGLYDTSHWADGLPLNLRIYEMLLQAVFDNHDETSVIEEVDELMEHIKKTWSILGLNQMLHNLCFTWVLFNRFVATGQVELDLLYAADTQLAEVAKDAKATKDPEYCKILSSTLTSILGWAEKRLLAYHDTFDSSNIDTMQAIVSLGVVAAKILVEDISNEYRRRRKNEVDVARNRIDTYIRSSLRTAFAQMMEKADSSRRASRNQPNPLPVLAILAKDVGELAVKEKQLFSPILKIWHPFAAGVAVATLHACYANEIKQFISGIAELTPDAVQVLRAADKLEKDLVLIAVEDSVDSDDGGKAIIREMPPYEAEAAIANLVKVWIKTRVDRLKEWVDRNLQQEEWNPPASEDGYAPSAVEVLRIFDETLVAFFQLPIPMHPALLPDLMAGLDRCLQYYVTKTKSGCGSRNTFVPTMPALTRCTMESKFQGFGKKKEKTPTSQKRNSQVATVNGDNSFGIPQLLCRINTLQRIRGELEVLEKRIVTHLRNSESAHVEDFSNGLGKKFELSPAACVEVITQLCEAVAYKMVFHDLSHVLWDGLYVGEPSSSRIEPFLDELEKNLLIVSNTVHERVRTRIITDIMRASFDGFLLVLLAGGPSRVFSRKDSQIIEDDFKSLKDLFWANGDGLPSELIDKFTTTVRGVLPLFRTDTESLIERFRRVTLESYGSSARSRLPLPPTSGQWNPTEPNTLLRVLCNRNDEAASKFLKKTYNLPKKL